Proteins encoded together in one Candidatus Brocadiaceae bacterium window:
- a CDS encoding glycosyltransferase: protein MAAKKPVVLVGTWPPRRCGIATFAEEALEFIRKHEPDRPAFVICHTDGRGPNVFPLIDMSRADWYEPVVRKIRELDPYVVHCQHEYGIYNYVDEQGRSDMNEGFLRMLEALPDVPSVVEPHTVHGRMKEHEEQFIRRLAAACNVLLFKCHYQKWRLDWTFSTHGWTRPHNIMIVPHGARPDRRYAIDQVDRLKEDLGLGHLRGRHIIGMVGWIQSNKRWDIVTNLWADLCREIQTQTGQQWLLLAAGDMRDPHDQGEFTRYVNGVRLLEQKGMAHFYQFTPRGETYYKVMGVCDFVVLPSIDETQSGTLARIIALNKPYVTTAPLEGLTAQTLESGGGLLFTNRKMLRQQILRLATDEGLRWELGHNLYRYLIDEVSWEVVAARYYEAYRAANAEVHEGRPLSIPPEF from the coding sequence ATGGCCGCAAAGAAGCCCGTCGTTCTGGTCGGCACCTGGCCGCCGCGCAGGTGCGGCATCGCCACCTTCGCCGAAGAAGCCCTCGAGTTCATCCGCAAGCACGAACCGGACCGGCCGGCCTTCGTTATCTGCCACACGGACGGCCGGGGCCCGAACGTCTTCCCGCTGATCGACATGTCGCGCGCCGACTGGTACGAACCCGTCGTGCGCAAGATCCGGGAGCTGGACCCCTACGTCGTCCACTGCCAGCACGAGTACGGCATCTACAACTACGTGGACGAACAGGGGCGGTCGGACATGAACGAGGGCTTCCTGCGCATGCTGGAGGCCCTGCCCGACGTGCCCAGCGTCGTCGAGCCCCACACCGTGCACGGCCGGATGAAGGAGCACGAGGAGCAGTTCATCCGCCGGCTCGCCGCCGCCTGCAACGTGCTGCTGTTCAAGTGCCACTACCAGAAGTGGCGCCTGGACTGGACCTTCTCCACCCACGGCTGGACGCGCCCGCACAACATCATGATCGTGCCGCACGGCGCCCGCCCCGACCGCCGCTACGCCATCGACCAGGTCGACCGGCTCAAGGAGGACCTCGGGCTGGGCCACCTGCGCGGCCGCCACATCATCGGCATGGTCGGCTGGATCCAGTCCAACAAGCGCTGGGACATCGTGACGAACCTGTGGGCCGACCTCTGCCGGGAGATCCAGACGCAGACCGGGCAGCAGTGGCTGCTCCTGGCCGCCGGCGACATGCGCGACCCCCACGACCAGGGCGAGTTCACCCGCTACGTCAACGGCGTGCGCCTGCTGGAGCAGAAGGGCATGGCCCACTTCTACCAGTTCACCCCGCGCGGCGAGACCTACTACAAGGTCATGGGCGTCTGCGACTTCGTGGTGCTGCCCAGCATCGACGAGACGCAGTCCGGCACGCTGGCCCGCATCATCGCGCTCAACAAGCCCTACGTCACGACCGCGCCCCTGGAGGGCCTGACCGCCCAGACGCTGGAGAGTGGCGGTGGCCTGCTGTTCACCAACCGGAAGATGCTGCGCCAGCAGATCCTGCGCCTCGCCACCGACGAGGGCCTGCGGTGGGAACTCGGGCACAACCTCTACCGCTACCTGATCGACGAGGTGAGCTGGGAGGTCGTCGCCGCCCGATACTACGAGGCCTACCGGGCCGCCAACGCCGAGGTGCACGAGGGACGCCCTCTGAGCATCCCCCCGGAGTTCTGA
- a CDS encoding ATPase, whose protein sequence is MKIAMPLFEGKLSAHFGHCTEFALVSVDETEKRVGEVERMQAPTHAPGVLPRWLAEKGANLIIAGGMGRRAQDLFSDAGIRVIVGAPEAEPHELAEAFLAGRLQTGDNICDH, encoded by the coding sequence ATGAAGATCGCCATGCCCCTGTTCGAGGGGAAGCTGTCCGCACACTTCGGGCACTGTACGGAGTTCGCCCTGGTGAGCGTGGACGAGACGGAGAAGCGTGTCGGCGAGGTCGAACGGATGCAGGCGCCGACGCACGCCCCGGGGGTTCTGCCCCGGTGGCTGGCGGAGAAGGGGGCGAACTTGATCATCGCCGGGGGCATGGGCCGCCGGGCGCAGGATCTGTTCTCGGACGCCGGCATCCGTGTGATCGTCGGTGCCCCGGAGGCGGAGCCGCACGAGCTGGCGGAGGCCTTCCTGGCCGGCCGGCTGCAGACCGGCGACAACATCTGCGACCACTGA
- a CDS encoding ATP-grasp domain-containing protein has translation MDGMIPHGVERNRNAACVLYVGEAKGCPLAEFVCEGLRRRLGREYRNVSVVPDVQDIYAEPNAIVVNPRARRLSQERGARVAVRPSGAEFLRAVSDSETVRQAVRRILDQQDGLFVWMFESRPGLALLDMPGVRLLGPDPRLAQTLNSKLWQYRELSALVPVPDYRICDGREELLDALPDLLSRWPDGVFVSLERSAGGAQSMVARTPEAVAERFTDARARYLVTRYLPHTHDPTVLAVAAGERDVFVAGVADQRIEGGNRFTGSTWPSVLPAALQEALGECVRRIGRRLGRAGYRGIFGCDFIVDARGDYRLVEVNARKQGTTMEFCCMLDQALPAGAPNLLELEYCAVTGSAFPENTAPPRADGPPLHWGTFNHKALTPAATGRFLSQEMAERDLFRRVAGGGEGGCLFLEHVGADVQVEAGCFLGRVAAVDSTRDGMLSRLQEGRRRLADSLAAR, from the coding sequence GTGGACGGCATGATCCCCCACGGCGTCGAACGGAATCGCAACGCGGCCTGCGTCCTGTACGTCGGCGAGGCGAAGGGGTGTCCGCTGGCCGAGTTCGTCTGCGAAGGGCTCCGGCGCCGCCTCGGCCGGGAGTATCGGAACGTGTCGGTCGTGCCGGACGTGCAGGACATCTACGCCGAGCCGAACGCGATCGTCGTGAACCCCCGGGCCCGGCGGCTCTCGCAGGAACGCGGTGCCCGGGTGGCCGTCCGTCCTTCGGGCGCGGAGTTCCTGCGGGCCGTCTCGGACAGCGAGACGGTGCGGCAGGCGGTCCGCCGGATCCTCGACCAGCAGGACGGGCTCTTCGTCTGGATGTTCGAGAGCCGGCCGGGGCTGGCCCTGCTGGACATGCCCGGGGTACGGCTTCTGGGGCCGGACCCCCGGCTGGCGCAGACGCTCAACAGCAAGCTCTGGCAGTACCGCGAGCTGAGCGCCCTGGTGCCGGTTCCCGACTACCGCATCTGCGACGGGCGCGAGGAGCTGCTGGACGCCCTGCCGGACCTGCTCAGCCGGTGGCCGGACGGCGTGTTCGTCAGCCTGGAACGATCGGCGGGCGGCGCGCAGAGCATGGTGGCGCGCACGCCCGAGGCCGTCGCGGAACGCTTCACGGACGCCCGCGCGAGGTACCTGGTCACCCGCTATCTGCCCCACACGCACGATCCGACGGTCCTGGCGGTCGCGGCCGGCGAGCGCGACGTGTTCGTCGCCGGCGTGGCCGACCAGCGCATCGAAGGCGGCAACCGCTTCACCGGGTCCACCTGGCCGTCGGTGCTGCCGGCGGCCCTTCAGGAGGCTCTGGGCGAGTGTGTCCGCCGCATCGGGCGCCGGCTCGGGCGGGCGGGCTACCGCGGCATCTTCGGCTGCGACTTCATCGTGGATGCGCGCGGCGACTACCGGCTGGTCGAGGTGAACGCCCGCAAGCAGGGCACGACGATGGAGTTCTGCTGCATGCTGGACCAGGCGCTGCCGGCGGGCGCCCCGAACCTGCTGGAACTGGAATACTGCGCGGTGACGGGGTCGGCCTTCCCGGAGAACACTGCCCCGCCCCGGGCGGACGGGCCGCCGCTGCATTGGGGCACGTTCAACCACAAGGCGCTCACGCCGGCGGCGACCGGGCGGTTCCTGTCCCAGGAGATGGCCGAGCGCGATCTGTTCCGGCGCGTGGCCGGCGGCGGGGAGGGTGGCTGCCTGTTCCTGGAGCACGTCGGCGCGGACGTGCAGGTCGAGGCGGGATGCTTCCTCGGGCGGGTGGCGGCGGTCGATTCGACGCGCGACGGGATGCTGTCCAGGCTGCAGGAGGGCCGGCGCCGGCTGGCCGACTCGCTGGCCGCTCGGTGA
- a CDS encoding DUF134 domain-containing protein — protein sequence MPRNKKQRFICHRPPVTVFKPAGVPTRALQWVRLGLDGYEAIRLADAQGLSQEEVAERLGVSRPTVSRILAEARRTVARALSEGHALAIEGGPVQFMPPPFPGRPGGPGRGRHGWGWRQGGG from the coding sequence ATGCCCAGGAACAAGAAACAGCGTTTCATCTGTCACAGGCCGCCCGTGACGGTGTTCAAGCCGGCGGGCGTGCCCACGCGGGCCCTGCAATGGGTGCGGCTGGGGCTGGACGGCTACGAGGCCATCCGCCTGGCCGACGCGCAGGGGCTGAGCCAGGAGGAGGTGGCCGAGCGGCTGGGGGTGTCCCGGCCGACGGTCAGCCGCATCCTGGCCGAGGCGAGGCGGACGGTGGCCCGGGCACTCTCGGAGGGCCACGCGCTGGCCATCGAGGGCGGGCCCGTGCAGTTCATGCCGCCGCCCTTCCCCGGACGCCCGGGCGGCCCGGGCCGGGGCCGGCACGGATGGGGCTGGCGACAAGGAGGAGGATAG
- a CDS encoding dinitrogenase iron-molybdenum cofactor biosynthesis protein, which produces MRICVTSQGGDLEAQVDPRFGRARFFVFYDDETGQVEALDNATNVNAAGGAGVQSATTVAEKGCQWVLSGHIGPKAMQVLQAAGVKVGVGASGTVAEALEAFRQGRLEQVSDADRPSHW; this is translated from the coding sequence ATGAGGATCTGCGTGACCAGTCAGGGCGGCGATCTGGAGGCCCAGGTGGACCCGCGTTTCGGGCGCGCCCGGTTCTTCGTGTTCTACGACGACGAGACGGGGCAGGTGGAAGCGCTGGACAACGCGACGAACGTCAACGCCGCCGGCGGTGCCGGCGTCCAGTCGGCCACGACGGTCGCCGAGAAGGGCTGCCAGTGGGTGCTGAGCGGGCACATCGGCCCGAAGGCCATGCAGGTGCTCCAGGCGGCCGGCGTCAAGGTGGGCGTCGGGGCGAGCGGCACGGTCGCCGAGGCGCTCGAGGCGTTCCGCCAGGGGCGGCTGGAGCAGGTGTCGGATGCGGACCGCCCGTCGCACTGGTAG
- a CDS encoding DUF5320 domain-containing protein gives MPGGDGSGPMGMGPMTGRAAGFCAGYSVPGYMNADGRGGWGRGMGWGRGRGGWGRGMGWGRGFWGAGYAPAAPVWGAPAYGYAAPSRESQAAMLKDQATALEQQLEEIRAQIEELQKEQGR, from the coding sequence ATGCCAGGCGGAGACGGATCTGGACCGATGGGGATGGGACCGATGACGGGGCGCGCCGCCGGCTTCTGCGCCGGCTACAGCGTGCCGGGTTACATGAACGCGGATGGTCGCGGCGGCTGGGGCCGCGGGATGGGCTGGGGCCGAGGCCGTGGCGGCTGGGGTCGCGGCATGGGCTGGGGCCGAGGGTTCTGGGGCGCCGGCTACGCTCCCGCAGCCCCCGTGTGGGGCGCGCCGGCCTACGGCTACGCCGCCCCGTCGCGCGAAAGCCAGGCCGCGATGCTCAAGGACCAGGCCACGGCACTCGAGCAGCAGCTCGAGGAGATCCGGGCCCAGATCGAGGAACTTCAGAAGGAACAGGGCCGGTAG
- a CDS encoding KamA family radical SAM protein, with amino-acid sequence MGTLDAYTEELLDELCERGGGAGPAEDLRAQYARACESDSPAVIAGFFEALLAARRTAGTGAAAIGVTREDLAALCARHERCDEHGVTVGGRVGRARAIAARASERVAEYLRTHASEAPSGLELWDRIRENHDRIRRVLGISADEWSTFTGQLGHAIGDVETLARCVPLPPDALRDVARVTRSCRMRLTPYYAGLIMADRPDDPVLLQSVPTGEMVDNAGEEIPPVASDHSPARLIDQFYPRVVAVKVTNVCAMYCTHCLRIAHIGSRDRTFPTEAYEEALAYIRAHAAIRDVLITGGDAFLLSNRTIRWFLSELDKIEHVTMKRLGTRVPVTTPQRIDAELLDILEESNERSPLRVVTQINTAQEITPVSKEAFKRIARRVSAVLNQAVLLRHVNDTRTKMWKLCETIQAAYVRPYYIFNCSHRNPQFAHMRVPVEVGRDIVESMYGNISGDAIPRYIAAAGGKVPLHRDNVVRFGKGEVTLRRPWNGEEVVYPDADPAVYGHDEGFGFRKYTW; translated from the coding sequence ATGGGCACGCTGGATGCGTACACTGAGGAGTTGCTCGACGAGTTGTGCGAGCGCGGCGGCGGGGCCGGCCCGGCGGAGGACCTGCGGGCGCAGTATGCCCGGGCCTGCGAGTCCGATTCCCCGGCCGTGATCGCCGGGTTCTTCGAGGCGCTGCTGGCGGCCCGGCGCACGGCCGGCACGGGAGCCGCGGCGATCGGCGTCACGCGGGAGGACCTGGCCGCGCTCTGCGCGCGGCACGAGCGGTGCGACGAACACGGCGTGACGGTCGGCGGGCGAGTGGGGCGCGCACGGGCAATCGCCGCGCGCGCGAGCGAGCGCGTGGCCGAATACCTGCGCACGCACGCGAGCGAGGCGCCCAGCGGGCTGGAGCTGTGGGACCGCATCCGGGAGAATCACGACCGCATCCGCCGCGTCCTGGGCATCTCGGCCGACGAATGGAGCACCTTCACCGGCCAGCTCGGCCACGCCATCGGCGACGTCGAGACGCTGGCGAGGTGCGTGCCCCTGCCGCCGGACGCCCTGCGCGACGTCGCGCGGGTCACGCGGTCCTGCCGCATGCGGCTGACGCCCTACTACGCCGGCCTCATCATGGCCGACCGGCCGGACGACCCCGTTCTGCTCCAGTCCGTGCCGACCGGGGAGATGGTGGACAACGCGGGCGAGGAGATCCCGCCGGTCGCCTCGGACCATTCGCCGGCGCGCCTGATCGACCAGTTCTATCCCCGCGTGGTCGCCGTCAAGGTGACGAACGTCTGCGCGATGTACTGCACGCACTGCCTGCGCATCGCGCACATCGGCAGCCGGGACCGCACCTTCCCGACGGAGGCCTACGAGGAGGCGCTCGCCTACATCCGCGCCCACGCGGCCATCCGCGACGTGCTCATCACGGGCGGCGACGCCTTCCTGCTGTCCAACCGGACGATCCGGTGGTTTCTGAGCGAACTGGACAAGATCGAACACGTGACGATGAAGCGGCTGGGCACGCGTGTGCCCGTGACGACCCCGCAGCGCATCGATGCCGAGCTGCTGGACATCCTGGAGGAGAGCAACGAGCGCTCGCCGTTGCGCGTGGTCACGCAGATCAACACGGCGCAGGAGATCACGCCGGTCTCGAAGGAGGCGTTCAAGCGGATCGCGCGCCGCGTCAGCGCAGTCCTCAACCAGGCCGTGCTCCTGCGGCACGTCAACGACACGCGCACGAAGATGTGGAAGCTCTGCGAGACCATCCAGGCCGCCTACGTGCGGCCCTACTACATCTTCAACTGCAGCCACCGCAATCCGCAGTTCGCCCACATGCGCGTGCCGGTCGAGGTGGGGCGCGACATCGTCGAGAGCATGTACGGGAACATCTCGGGCGACGCCATCCCCCGCTACATCGCCGCGGCCGGCGGCAAGGTGCCGCTGCACCGCGACAACGTCGTCCGGTTCGGCAAGGGCGAGGTAACGCTGCGACGCCCCTGGAACGGCGAGGAAGTCGTCTATCCCGACGCGGACCCGGCCGTCTACGGGCACGACGAGGGCTTCGGCTTTCGGAAGTACACGTGGTAG